One part of the Bradyrhizobium sp. CB1650 genome encodes these proteins:
- the mdh gene encoding malate dehydrogenase: protein MARDKIALIGSGQIGGTLAHLIGLKELGDVVMFDIAEGVPQGKALDIAQSSPVDGFDAHYTGANSYEALDNAKVCIVTAGVPRKPGMSRDDLLSINLKVMEQVGAGIKKYAPDAFVICITNPLDAMVWALQKAAGLPHKKVVGMAGVLDSARFRYFLADEFNVSVEDVTAFVLGGHGDTMVPLVRYSTVAGIPLPDLVKMGWTSQARLDEIVDRTRNGGAEIVNLLKTGSAFYAPAASAIAMAESYLKDKKRVLPCAAYLNGEYGVKDMYVGVPVVIGSKGVERVVEIELGGKDREAFDKSVGAVQGLVDACKKIAPDLLGR from the coding sequence ATGGCGCGCGACAAGATTGCTTTGATTGGCTCCGGTCAGATCGGCGGAACGTTGGCTCATCTCATCGGCCTGAAAGAGCTGGGCGACGTGGTGATGTTCGACATTGCCGAGGGCGTGCCGCAGGGCAAGGCGCTCGACATCGCGCAGTCCTCGCCGGTCGACGGCTTCGACGCGCACTACACCGGCGCCAACTCCTACGAGGCGCTCGACAACGCCAAGGTCTGCATCGTCACCGCCGGCGTGCCACGCAAGCCCGGCATGAGCCGCGACGACCTGCTCTCCATCAACCTCAAGGTCATGGAGCAGGTCGGCGCCGGCATCAAGAAATACGCCCCTGACGCCTTCGTCATCTGCATCACCAACCCGCTCGACGCGATGGTGTGGGCGCTGCAGAAGGCCGCGGGTCTGCCGCACAAGAAGGTCGTCGGCATGGCCGGCGTGCTGGATTCGGCGCGCTTCCGCTACTTCCTCGCGGATGAGTTCAATGTCTCGGTCGAGGACGTCACCGCCTTCGTGCTCGGCGGCCATGGTGACACCATGGTGCCGCTGGTGCGCTACTCCACCGTCGCCGGCATTCCGCTGCCCGACCTCGTCAAGATGGGCTGGACCTCGCAGGCGCGCCTCGACGAGATCGTCGACCGCACCCGCAACGGCGGCGCCGAGATCGTCAACCTGCTCAAGACCGGCTCGGCCTTCTATGCTCCGGCGGCCTCGGCGATCGCGATGGCCGAGAGCTATTTGAAGGACAAGAAGCGCGTGCTGCCCTGCGCCGCCTACCTCAACGGCGAATACGGCGTGAAGGACATGTATGTCGGCGTGCCGGTCGTCATCGGCTCCAAGGGCGTCGAGCGCGTCGTCGAGATCGAGCTCGGCGGCAAGGACCGCGAGGCCTTCGACAAGTCGGTCGGCGCTGTGCAGGGTCTGGTCGACGCCTGCAAGAAGATCGCACCCGATCTTCTCGGCCGCTAA
- the sucC gene encoding ADP-forming succinate--CoA ligase subunit beta has translation MNIHEYQAKALLNEFGVPISKGVPVLKAADAEGAAKALPGPVWVVKSQIHAGGRGKGKFKEASAGDKGGVRIAKSTAEVAEYAKQMLGATLVTVQTGPAGKQVNRLYIEDGSDIDKEFYLSILVDRETSRVSFVVSTEGGVNIEDVAHNTPEKIVTFSVDPATGIMGHHGRTVAKALNLSGDLAKQAEKLTAQLYAAFVAKDMSMLEINPLVVTKQGQLRVLDAKVSFDDNALFRHPEVLALRDETEEDAKEIEASKYDLNYVALDGNIGCMVNGAGLAMATMDIIKLYGMAPANFLDVGGSASKEKVAAAFKIITADPNVKGILVNIFGGIMKCDVIAEGVTAAVREVGLSVPLVVRLEGTNVELGKKIIRESGLNVVPADNLDDAAQKIVKAVKGG, from the coding sequence ATGAATATTCATGAGTACCAGGCCAAGGCGCTGTTGAACGAGTTCGGCGTGCCGATCTCCAAGGGCGTTCCGGTCCTGAAGGCCGCCGATGCCGAAGGCGCGGCCAAGGCCCTGCCGGGCCCGGTCTGGGTGGTAAAGAGCCAGATCCATGCCGGTGGCCGCGGCAAGGGCAAGTTCAAGGAAGCCTCCGCCGGCGATAAGGGCGGCGTCCGCATCGCCAAGTCGACCGCCGAGGTCGCCGAGTACGCCAAGCAGATGCTGGGCGCGACGCTCGTGACCGTGCAGACTGGCCCCGCCGGCAAGCAGGTCAACCGCCTCTACATCGAGGACGGCTCGGACATCGACAAGGAATTCTACCTCTCGATCTTGGTCGACCGCGAGACCTCGCGAGTCTCCTTCGTGGTATCGACCGAGGGCGGCGTCAACATCGAGGACGTCGCGCACAACACGCCCGAGAAGATCGTCACCTTCTCGGTCGATCCGGCGACCGGCATCATGGGCCATCATGGCCGCACCGTCGCCAAGGCGCTGAACCTGTCCGGCGATCTCGCCAAGCAGGCGGAAAAGCTCACCGCGCAGCTCTACGCGGCGTTCGTCGCCAAGGACATGTCGATGCTGGAGATCAACCCGCTGGTCGTGACCAAGCAGGGCCAGCTCCGCGTGCTCGACGCCAAGGTGTCGTTCGACGACAATGCGCTGTTCCGTCATCCCGAGGTGCTCGCGCTGCGCGACGAGACCGAGGAAGATGCAAAGGAAATCGAGGCCTCGAAGTACGACCTCAACTACGTCGCGCTCGACGGCAACATCGGCTGCATGGTCAACGGCGCCGGCCTCGCCATGGCGACGATGGACATCATCAAGCTCTACGGCATGGCGCCGGCGAACTTCCTCGACGTCGGCGGCAGCGCCAGCAAGGAGAAGGTCGCGGCCGCCTTCAAGATCATCACCGCCGACCCGAACGTGAAGGGCATCCTGGTCAACATCTTCGGTGGTATCATGAAGTGCGACGTGATCGCCGAGGGCGTCACGGCCGCCGTGCGCGAGGTCGGCCTCAGCGTGCCGCTGGTGGTTCGCCTTGAAGGCACCAATGTCGAGCTGGGCAAGAAGATCATCCGTGAATCCGGCCTGAACGTGGTGCCGGCCGACAATCTCGACGACGCCGCGCAGAAGATCGTGAAGGCCGTCAAGGGAGGCTAA